TCATCATCTAATGTTTAAGTCTGTTATCCTGGTGTTGAGTTCTGATCGTTTTGTTTCTTTGCAGTGCTGTTCTTGCACATATTATTTTGAATGAGAAGCTACACATTTTTGGAATTCTTGGTTGTGTTCTTTGTGTTGTGGGTTCTACAACAATTGTTCTGCATGCTCCTCAAGAACGTGAGATTGAATCTGTTATAGAAGTTTGGGATCTTGCTACGGAACCTGGTAATAGTTGATATATTATTTATGCTCCCAATGCATTATACAAAAGAAAGGACTTAAGAACTAAACATGTTATCCTCTTTTTCCTCTTCCAGCTTTTCTGTTCTATGCGGCCTTGGTCATAACTGCTGTATTTATACTTATATTCCACTATATCCCTGACTACGGCCAGACACATATAATGGTTTACATAGGAGTTTGTTCTCTTGTTGGCTCTTTGTCGGTATGTTCTGTTATGTGGTTCACTATTTCTTCAGTTTAGTTTGTATGTATTCTTCCTTCTCTGtatatttttcattcaaaatttgtTGTTTGACAGGTTATGAGTGTTAAAGCACTTGGAATTGCATTGAAGTTGACATTGTCAGGGATGAATCAGCTAATATATCCCCAAACATGGGCGTTCACTTTAGTTGTAATTACTTGTGTGCTTACCCAAATGAATTATTTGAACAAGGTAACTATCATTCTTATATGTGCttctaataatttttagattttgatGACCATGTTTATTTACTTGGATATCTCGATCTATTTGACTAGTTGACTTTGATCATATTTTGCATTCTTCATTTTTCGTGTCCTCCACTCTTTATGCTCAAAATTTCTCTTCATAAATTTTCCTTTTAATGCTAGAACTACGGTGACAAGAAAAATGCAGGCTACATTTTTGTACTTTATCTTATAATTTGTTGTGGACTGTGGACATAAGGAAATTGTAGGCATTTCTGAAGTGTAGAAACAGCTTATTTGGTTCCTTCTATAGGTTCTATTCCTTTCCTCTTTTGTGCAATTTATAGTCTCATTCATTTTAACATCAAAGGGATGGATGAGTACAGAGTTgctgaaaattaaatgaaagagaATAAAAAGGAGAAGCTTTGAAGTGTGACATTATATACACTGTCATATAGCATCTAATGTGCATTGTTTCTTCTTGGGTTTTAGGATGGTTTATCTTACCTAAATCTACACAGTACTGAATGAATCTTTGTATTGGACTGctgttcattttttttcttttcctgacAAGAAACCTCTGAACTATGCACTTCTTACAACTTCTATTGTTAGTGTtctgtttaatttttttcttttggttttGCTCCTGCAGGCACTTGATACATTTAACACTGCTGTTGTATCTCCCATATACTATGTTATGTTCACGTCTCTCACCATTCTGGCTAGTGTTATAATGTTCAAGGTAAATTTTCTGCCAACTGATACAGTCACCTTGATCtgaatgatgagttatgttaaaATTGCCTGATTCATTTACATTCTGAAAAGAATCCAGAGAAAATGCCTGAAGGAAAAAAGTAAACATATAAATGATTTGCAAAGCAGTCTTATGAGATGATATATTTGGTGTTTCCAGTTAGGACTTAGGACCTCCATCAGGTTTAGGTGCTTTTGGATTTTTAATATGAACCCTGTTTGAAGTTCTGTTCCGTGCCATTTTAAAGCATGCTATCATTGGCTCTTAGTCCCAGAACCCTTAACCTGTCTTTGAATGAGTGATCTAGGCTTTACAGAATAGAATGTGGCAATAATTCATGTTATTACTTGGGCTTTTTGATCTGAAGCTTAGTattttgcaaattttttttatatgttttagtttattattgGACCATGCCATTTTCAGTTTGATTCATTATGTTTTTGGCTTGTACAGTCTGGTctgctttctttctttcctttacccccccccccccacaaCTAATCATcaagtttgatttttttctcaGGATTGGGATAGGCAGAGTCCAACTCAGATTGTCACAGAAATGTGTGGGTTCGTGACTATTCTCTCAGGAACCTTTCTTCTTCACAAAACTAAGGATATGGCTGATGGTATGGTTTGTCAGCCATCATAATTAATGTTATTACCACTGTTATTAATCTGCAATAGCTTCATTGTTCACCAAGTTGTCACTCTTCATTTTATACCCACATGCATTTGTAACATGTTGACTGGATTCCTGCCTGCCATAACCGAAGTGAATTCATGTTCGTGTAATTCTTAATCGAGATTTATGTTTTTGAAATGAGATGCAGGGTCTTTGCCTGTGCGACTCCCTAAGCACACAGATGATGATGGCTACGGTGTTGAAGGCATCCCTCTTAGACGTCAGGAGTCATCAAGGTCAGCTCAAAATTGAAATATTCATCACCTTGTTCCTGCAATTGCCAAGGAATTGATATTTGGGGGAGAGACTATCTGACATCAACCTATATATTATGGGAGTACTCCCATAATTTCGTTTTCGGGATACAGCCAGAGAAATGAAGGTGAAGTTTTTCCCTTGCATGTTTCTTTTTGGCTTCACAGAGAAGAGTATAGCCTTCAGCTGTTTCCTTGTATACGATCCCCTCTTCATACAGAAGGAATTGGCCAATGTAATTTTGAGCACATTGGTAATATATAGTGCATCTTTGTTTCATTTGTCAACAAAATTGTGTCCTGCAAAGCTTACGTCTCCCTTTCTGTGGCATGTGCATGCAACTGTGGAAAATAGAAAGGGAGAAAGAAGATTTGTGGGATTACTTGAATTTCCTTTTAGCAATGGGTAGAATGATCATAGCAAGATATATTCCCATTTTAACAGCAACAAATAGAGGTCTTCATTTGCACAAGTAGTTGCAAATTGATGCTTTATCAAGATATTTTTCTGTTTTGCCAGCCAACACTGAATGATGGGCAAATTACATGGAAACTATTGCGCCACGAAATAAAATGCCTTTACCCTGTCAGTCGTGAAATAAATTCGTTTCATTTTGGTATCAAATTCTTAACGCCACTGGATGTTTCCATTGGAATTTAAGAAAAGAGAACCTGATCACCATTCTCATTTTTGTTAAAGATTTACAAGGACTTAAATGGATTCTCCAATCAACTTCCAATGATCTTGATTCCATGTCATCGTTAAGAGAGCAGCAGCCAAACCCAGAAACAAATGCAACATAAGATTGCAAGAGATCATAAAGCAACCACTAATTGGAATGGATACTTAAAGAATCTATTCTCACATGATATGAAGCTTTCAGCAGTTCAAACATCTCAATGAGAATCAAGTACAATGATGGACATTTCTTGTGATTGTGATTTATTGTGACTGCGATTTCAACCTCAATCACTGTTTGTGAGTTATTCGAGAGTCGACTCGATAAAAATTTGATTGAACTCATCCAATTTGTAAACGAGCTAAGTTCGAATCATTTAGTAAACGAGATAAGCTTAAACTCCATAGTATTTGAGTCGTGAACTTGACTCTTTTCTAAGTTCATGAGCAGACTTGTTAAACAGGCTGAGgttaatatcataaaaaaattaaacttaaatattGTATATAACTAAACTCAAATATTGTACATATTTTCACGagcaaaatctaaatttttaaaaatttaactctatataatttaattacactTTTAAAACTTGCAGATATTCAAAtcgtttaaatttaaaagttattccTTTAAAAGTTTGCGagctaatttatatatatatattttttaattaaaattattcaattttaaacttattaattttaaattaaaactcattatacatataaataaattaaactgttTATAAATTATTCGAGACTAAaatcgataaaaactcgattcATCTAAACTTGTTTGCTAAACGAGTCaaatttgaactttttaatACCCTATTCGAGTTCGAAATGAATAAAGTTTGAATTCAGCTCAAGCTCGAAAAAGTTTCAACAAACCAaatttgagctcttcaaagttCAGCTCGGTTAAgttcgtttacacccctaaTCACCAAGTTTTTTAGCTCTTTCTTTTTGAACAATTACCTCTGATGAATAATAGTTTTCTGTATACAGTTTTTCCCGTTTGGTATGAAATCAGATCATACCTTGACCTGGAAATCTAAAAGAAATTTATTTGTGTAcaccatgatgtgaaatgtggAAATTGTATCCAAGGTTTTGGTTCTGTAGTATTCCATAGAAACAAGCAAGATATTGACCTTTTAGTTTGCATGCAAGATATGTAGGTTAGGCTCTCAGCCTCACTTGGAAATTTGCTTCAGAAGGCCGGACAAAGAACCACAATGTGTTGACTTGTACTCGCATTTCTCACAGCAAGTCTGAAGTTTTTCAATGACTTTAAGGCACCTGTTTGCACCATTTCAAACAGCTAACCATCAGAAACTAAAAAGATGGACAGAAGATGTATATCAATAGATATAAAAGCTCAACAATATCTTCGTCCTATAATCAGAAGGAATTATGTTAAAGATATGGAGATACGTTGCAGTACAAAAATTCAATTAAGATGACATGAAATCACGTAAAAATTCAAGCACATTAACTAGTTGTCAGATCAAGGTAGAGTACCAACATAACCCAACTAAATGCCTAGGGATCGATCCATATAATACCAGTCCTCGCTTTATAATTACTTACATGATTAGGGTAACTAGTCAACACAGCTAATCACGTCCTAGATCATGCATACCTACTGGTCCAAGTATCAACTCGTATATTGGTGGGTCGTCAGCTGACTAGAAAACTTAGCAGCATCATATGGGAAAATGACAACTGATTGAACAGCTGGAAGCAATGACCCACAACTATTATTATATGACGGGAAAAGAAAAGACATGAAATGGAGGATGATATTCATGATGAAATCGGATTGCCAAGAAGCCATTTAGTAGCTAGATAAGTACTTGCTAGTGTTGTGAAACttgaaataaacaaaaaaaaaaagaagaaaaagaggcaGAGGTGGAAAAAAATTGCATGAAATACCTATACTCAAAATTCAAGAAGACAACATTCTAGTTTCAAGGCTGAAAGTTTTACCATTGTACCAACCAATGTTCCCTTTTTACCTAGTACCTATTAGTGGGCGTTTTCTCAACGGAATCATATTTGTTTGCATACACACAATCAAATCAACTAACAAATAAGAGATATCTACATGGGAGACCAAATCATCTACTGAGATGATGCACTGTAGAATATCTCACGGCTATAATTCTGTTCCACAGCTAAATGCTGAAAATGATGGATTGGCTCAAGCAAGTCTAATGAATTTCGTAATGAAGCAAACATTGaatcattctgcattagtattGAGTTTATTGTAATGGACAATTTGAACCATATATTACATGCCTTAGGATAGAAGAAATATGCTGAGTGAATACTGAAAAATGAGCTGATGATCATCTGCACCCTCTGCCTTTGGTCAATAAATCCATCATAACAGGTAGTAATATTGGCATCATTCAATGCACATAACCATGTCTGTTTAGAGAACTTAATAACCAGCAGACGAAGTAGGTTAAAATTGGAATTCCAgattaaattactaaaatagtAAATCTGAACTTTGGTGCAAGTTGGTATATCCCCCCAATCCAAACTAGTAGTTACTAATATTTCCAGTAAGATCCATAAATGAATCAAAATGCCTAAATATGCTTTGATTCCTTTTTTGCTACTACATAATGCTTTGCATTTCGTGCTCAAAGTGGAAAAGCATCCATGGCAATGAAGCAACTGTCATAAGAGAAGCCAGGCCAAAGAGTAATAGAAAAATGAAAGATACAAATGGACAAACATAATACATTCGAACTC
This region of Manihot esculenta cultivar AM560-2 chromosome 10, M.esculenta_v8, whole genome shotgun sequence genomic DNA includes:
- the LOC110625092 gene encoding probable magnesium transporter NIPA4 isoform X1, with amino-acid sequence MATQSWRDSYKGMSSDNIKGLVLALSSSFFIGASFIVKKKGLKKAGASGIRAGSGGYSYLYEPLWWVGMITMIVGEIANFAAYAFAPAILVTPLGALSIIISAVLAHIILNEKLHIFGILGCVLCVVGSTTIVLHAPQEREIESVIEVWDLATEPAFLFYAALVITAVFILIFHYIPDYGQTHIMVYIGVCSLVGSLSVMSVKALGIALKLTLSGMNQLIYPQTWAFTLVVITCVLTQMNYLNKALDTFNTAVVSPIYYVMFTSLTILASVIMFKDWDRQSPTQIVTEMCGFVTILSGTFLLHKTKDMADGSLPVRLPKHTDDDGYGVEGIPLRRQESSRSAQN
- the LOC110625092 gene encoding probable magnesium transporter NIPA3 isoform X2, producing the protein MATQSWRDSYKGMSSDNIKGLVLALSSSFFIGASFIVKKKGLKKAGASGIRAGSGGYSYLYEPLWWVGMITMIVGEIANFAAYAFAPAILVTPLGALSIIISAVLAHIILNEKLHIFGILGCVLCVVGSTTIVLHAPQEREIESVIEVWDLATEPAFLFYAALVITAVFILIFHYIPDYGQTHIMVYIGVCSLVGSLSVMSVKALGIALKLTLSGMNQLIYPQTWAFTLVVITCVLTQMNYLNKALDTFNTAVVSPIYYVMFTSLTILASVIMFKDHAIFSLIHYVFGLYSLVCFLSFLYPPPPTTNHQV
- the LOC122724884 gene encoding cx9C motif-containing protein 4; amino-acid sequence: MAQPSKEPCKKEACDIQACLSKNNFLPQKCLKVIEKLQTCCEKCEYKSTHCGSLSGLLKQISK